The following proteins are encoded in a genomic region of Drosophila miranda strain MSH22 chromosome 4, D.miranda_PacBio2.1, whole genome shotgun sequence:
- the LOC108164147 gene encoding uncharacterized protein LOC108164147, translating into MTDQISMDDGGPRKSRGQHNVHNQWDTLMNPEITDPLVLNNRTPTSMLSRKATTLVLPDFSRFTLANLASLPSDSAGDIETAQSQSIRNQSPAPISKYTDRVVDDILQQIFEERRGDFTATSSHCDLAVVKWAKPKKELHVDARLKYWREMMQRRRKLQVRVQKLTGKNAAEVLFNRPATLENRNEQTVKRLLEYAERMKCEKLMVKPVSALREFQDPCTCTIIRELLETLPKAERDGYKDVEIIGLPDVTKRELLGREAMGQDLPRGWLKSNVLDERIEKRFGHICNVLDFFPDLDNLQVTGINIERLRRVPSTTFMGAPSLRTITNSSSLPCHEECEYESYTEYQTPSVEAPEVPQLGLRINKKDYIPGEGDQSLNECFEILIKFSCDPFQRSAQHILQLTNIGQQTLSFVWKQGVYYYNRGSLLLAKDNEFFFDLESFRLTYGETRNIIVMYQPRKVSMAVELWFLSVDPRIFCSNKESLLVRLHGCCTAPKEYRAKLRELRCIPICKANTEEVNQLTTRLGTISPLVVPPPACCPYDRTLDEREIFNALNPGHHCCRFDDLEVLKGLHQQLKKPRERPWDLRLDTIKEYIMRIETLEDREKIFILYTDILVNMLEPSCSLDDIRQMDTQKQRSRFIYVRGVICNGIEEWEDLMCTIEESFFKPELQRYYITLLQQLQEEEEGDEPVQDRSTLTTLSPADLEKLLEVYAEEELDEEKIKSIVLSKLYHSKYFRDTLFIQTYSHLCNIAEDIVSVIESTDVVPI; encoded by the coding sequence ATGACTGATCAGATTTCGATGGATGATGGCGGGCCGCGGAAATCGCGGGGACAGCATAACGTGCACAACCAATGGGACACACTAATGAATCCGGAAATCACGGATCCTTTGGTCCTGAACAATCGAACACCCACATCGATGCTGAGCCGCAAGGCCACCACCCTGGTGCTGCCGGACTTTTCACGCTTCACATTGGCCAATCTGGCATCCCTGCCATCGGACAGTGCCGGCGATATAGAGACCGCGCAATCACAATCAATCCGCAATCAATCGCCAGCGCCGATCTCCAAGTACACAGATCGTGTGGTGGACGATATACTGCAGCAGATCTTTGAGGAGCGACGCGGCGACTTTACGGCAACATCCTCGCACTGCGACCTGGCCGTTGTGAAGTGGGCCAAGCCCAAGAAGGAGCTGCATGTCGATGCGCGTCTCAAGTACTGGCGCGAGATGATGCAGCGACGCCGCAAGCTGCAGGTTCGAGTGCAGAAACTCACGGGCAAGAATGCCGCCGAAGTGCTGTTCAATCGACCCGCCACTCTGGAGAATCGTAACGAGCAGACGGTGAAGCGTCTGCTGGAGTATGCGGAGCGCATGAAGTGCGAGAAGCTGATGGTGAAGCCCGTGTCCGCGCTGCGCGAGTTCCAGGATCCCTGCACGTGTACTATCATCCGAGAACTGCTCGAGACTCTGCCCAAGGCAGAACGCGATGGCTACAAGGACGTGGAGATCATAGGCCTGCCAGATGTGACCAAGCGAGAGCTTTTGGGCAGAGAGGCAATGGGCCAGGATCTGCCCCGTGGCTGGCTAAAGTCCAACGTCCTAGACGAGCGTATCGAGAAGCGATTCGGCCACATTTGCAATGTGCTCGACTTTTTCCCCGATCTGGATAACCTGCAGGTCACGGGCATCAATATCGAGCGGCTCAGGCGTGTGCCATCGACCACCTTTATGGGTGCACCATCCCTAAGGACCATCACCAATAGCTCCTCGCTGCCCTGCCACGAGGAGTGCGAATACGAGTCGTATACGGAGTATCAAACGCCTTCCGTAGAGGCGCCCGAAGTACCGCAGCTGGGGCTGCGGATCAACAAGAAGGACTACATCCCAGGCGAAGGCGATCAGAGTCTCAACGAGTGTTTTGAAATACTGATTAAGTTCTCCTGCGATCCCTTTCAGCGAAGTGCCCAGCATATCCTGCAGCTGACCAACATTGGCCAGCAGACGCTGTCCTTCGTATGGAAACAGGGTGTCTACTACTACAATCGGGGCTCCCTGCTGCTGGCCAAGGACAATGAGTTCTTTTTCGACCTGGAGAGCTTTCGTTTGACCTACGGCGAGACCCGGAACATCATCGTAATGTATCAGCCACGAAAGGTGAGCATGGCCGTGGAACTGTGGTTCTTAAGCGTGGACCCCAGGATCTTCTGCAGCAACAAGGAGTCGCTGTTGGTCCGCTTACACGGCTGCTGTACCGCCCCAAAGGAATACAGGGCCAAGCTGAGGGAGCTTCGCTGCATTCCCATATGCAAGGCGAACACCGAAGAAGTCAATCAATTGACCACAAGACTGGGCACAATATCGCCTTTGGTAGTGCCGCCGCCCGCCTGCTGTCCCTACGATCGGACTTTGGATGAACGGGAGATCTTTAATGCCTTGAATCCGGGCCATCATTGCTGTCGTTTCGACGATCTGGAGGTGCTCAAGGGCCTGCACCAGCAACTGAAGAAGCCTCGTGAACGACCATGGGATCTGCGCCTGGACACCATCAAGGAGTACATAATGCGCATCGAAACGTTGGAGGATCGCGAGAAGATCTTCATCCTGTACACGGATATCCTGGTCAATATGCTGGAGCCGTCGTGCAGCCTGGACGACATCCGACAGATGGACACACAGAAGCAACGCTCGCGTTTCATCTACGTTCGCGGCGTCATCTGCAATGGCATCGAGGAGTGGGAGGATCTCATGTGCACCATCGAGGAATCGTTCTTTAAGCCAGAACTGCAGCGTTACTACATCACTCTCttgcagcagctgcaggaggaggaggagggtgACGAGCCAGTTCAGGATCGGAGTACATTGACCACACTCTCACCCGCAGATCTGGAGAAACTGCTCGAAGTCTATGCCGAAGAAGAGCTGGACGAGGAGAAGATCAAATCCATTGTGTTGTCAAAGCTCTATCATTCGAAGTACTTTCGGGACACCCTCTTTATACAGACCTACTCACATTTGTGCAACATAGCCGAGGATATTGTATCTGTCATCGAAAGCACAGATGTTGTACCAATATAG
- the LOC108161694 gene encoding keratin-associated protein 21-1-like, whose protein sequence is MNFLIVLFALMAAALAVPQYYGYSVGYPSYYGAGYPSYYGAEYPSYYGGGYFSNPEDSQESYESDEGQECK, encoded by the exons ATGAATTTCTTG ATCGTATTATTTGCTTTGATGGCCGCTGCTCTCGCCGTTCCCCAGTACTACGGTTATTCGGTCGGATATCCTTCATACTATGGGGCCGGATATCCTTCATACTATGGGGCCGAATATCCTTCATACTATGGGGGCGGATATTTTTCAAATCCAGAGGATTCTCAAGAAAGTTATGAGAGTGATGAGGGACAAGAGTGTAAATGA
- the LOC108161499 gene encoding uncharacterized protein LOC108161499 isoform X1, which produces MSYDKTQTFLSYDHDSEAEHRLIEMFKNTNFMADSPTMIRPSRSKFTAEGIVSTPCDDSSLRQRNLKAVLVLPDLKERTSMSSMEGLYELSQKLAVTSPRLTKFLKAPEQPEDITDPDMVLGLENTPHVQTQEREEQPEATIQQRKLKGRILLFKQHKAVQLRKFLIRHPMYRNRCEQKKNKKIKKNKKIKKKEHLPRVKAVLDLKVKNYINSLQKPTGHGASKYLKRFVASEVFPWLLTFGIVFLIYATLSE; this is translated from the exons ATGAGCTATGATAAAACCCAAACATTTTTATCGTACGACCATGATTCGGAAGCAGAACACCGCCTTATTGAAATGTTCAAAAACACAAACTTCATGGCCGATTC TCCCACCATGATCCGTCCGAGTAGGTCAAAGTTCACAGCCGAGGGCATTGTGAGCACACCCTGTGACGACTCGAGCCTGCGACAACGCAATCTAAAGGCGGTCCTAGTGCTGCCTGACTTGAAAGAGCGTACCTCCATGTCGTCCATGGAGGGTCTGTACGAGCTGTCACAGAAGCTGGCAGTGACGTCACCCAGACTGACAAAGTTTTTGAAAGCCCCAGAGCAGCCAGAAGATATCACAGACCCAGACATGGTCCTGGGCCTTGAGAATACTCCCCACGTTCAGACGCAGGAGAGAGAGGAACAGCCCGAAGCGACCATCCAGCAGCGAAAGCTTAAAGGCAGAATTTTACTTTTCAAGCAGCATAAAGCAGTTCAACTTCGGAAGTTTTTAATTCGTCACCCGATGTACCGCAATCGTTGCgaacaaaaaaagaacaagaaGATCAAGAAGAACAAGAAGATAAAGAAGAAAGAGCATCTGCCAAGGGTCAAGGCTGTGCTCGACTTAAAAGTCAAAAACTACATAAATTCATTACAAAAGCCAACAGGCCATGGTGCAAGCAAATACCTGAAAAGGTTTG TGGCATCTGAAGTATTCCCTTGGCTCCTGACCTTTGGTATTGTCTTCCTGATATACGCAACATTATCGGAATAG
- the LOC108161499 gene encoding uncharacterized protein LOC108161499 isoform X2 has protein sequence MSYDKTQTFLSYDHDSEAEHRLIEMFKNTNFMADSPTMIRPSRSKFTAEGIVSTPCDDSSLRQRNLKAVLVLPDLKERTSMSSMEGLYELSQKLAVTSPRLTKFLKAPEQPEDITDPDMVLGLENTPHVQTQEREEQPEATIQQRKLKGRILLFKQHKAVQLRKFLIRHPMYRNRCEQKKNKKIKKNKKIKKKEHLPRVKAVLDLKVKNYINSLQKPTGHGASKYLKSGI, from the exons ATGAGCTATGATAAAACCCAAACATTTTTATCGTACGACCATGATTCGGAAGCAGAACACCGCCTTATTGAAATGTTCAAAAACACAAACTTCATGGCCGATTC TCCCACCATGATCCGTCCGAGTAGGTCAAAGTTCACAGCCGAGGGCATTGTGAGCACACCCTGTGACGACTCGAGCCTGCGACAACGCAATCTAAAGGCGGTCCTAGTGCTGCCTGACTTGAAAGAGCGTACCTCCATGTCGTCCATGGAGGGTCTGTACGAGCTGTCACAGAAGCTGGCAGTGACGTCACCCAGACTGACAAAGTTTTTGAAAGCCCCAGAGCAGCCAGAAGATATCACAGACCCAGACATGGTCCTGGGCCTTGAGAATACTCCCCACGTTCAGACGCAGGAGAGAGAGGAACAGCCCGAAGCGACCATCCAGCAGCGAAAGCTTAAAGGCAGAATTTTACTTTTCAAGCAGCATAAAGCAGTTCAACTTCGGAAGTTTTTAATTCGTCACCCGATGTACCGCAATCGTTGCgaacaaaaaaagaacaagaaGATCAAGAAGAACAAGAAGATAAAGAAGAAAGAGCATCTGCCAAGGGTCAAGGCTGTGCTCGACTTAAAAGTCAAAAACTACATAAATTCATTACAAAAGCCAACAGGCCATGGTGCAAGCAAATACCTGAAAAG TGGCATCTGA